A genomic stretch from Asterias rubens chromosome 19, eAstRub1.3, whole genome shotgun sequence includes:
- the LOC117303240 gene encoding glomulin-like, producing the protein MLTNSVEGFRGLSVQSLKSRHEDTFIVLSSVKECMDQGNSHKLKDIICDEEFKGLVEYIAWDLLPLVCPHLSEKEQNDEMYRNCIEIITRLAELGSPKEMFIGLLEQVNRFLDTVVDFLRPLQTVMRRLGLSKPLYYKQLLSTLYTHMEVLKVPSVNGMGVMERRLLSQDPDFSKVETTLVGLLEFLMPIVWDVQQVFDKKEIERYTLKEITEIEGTRTEIMKFVLNLLEHPLVEMEFKYSDDADEDEKEEMNELEGMDEEARERLALRNEEHSISKTSAEQCMFFLDSMGCSFMSLLLYANQHALNLDTLEEQHLRKAKKKKQDDQDDGEEEEDEVKTLPVLGLGCFAYMLLVEGYETNRMPSIYSAVYMLEMIMPYVEGMLRRPEESIIFKGLELLSSLVKSLDDQSLDSSLIDTRQNLLLVPQCLVQIMVMCPSKSIRRKAVSILPSYIDCFNWKGRYHILRSLLLSSEHSGVRGMLIGKIKDYVHCSLQSESSNEWFGGCHIHKLFTIIFKLDEGIQSDLLHEADKHMGALNFLRYLFLRDTPDKNATGIWSRVDWLQTTYLQPLHTCLDMSKAHYDLKMKATQAEVRQAVSEKKQMTVKLNVGGQDLPQMPPAEQYKVLQSAKYTFDLLASILGRIGEIISSGKR; encoded by the exons ATGTTGACGAATTCCGTCGAAGGTTTC AGAGGGTTGTCTGTGCAGTCATTGAAAAGCCGCCATGAAGACACATTCATCGTCTTATCGTCCGTCAAGGAGTGTATGGATCAAGGAAATTCTCATAAACTCAAGGATATCATCTGTGATGAAGAATTTAAG GGTTTGGTGGAGTACATAGCATGGGATCTTCTACCTCTTGTTTGTCCTCATCTATCTGAGAAAGAACAGAATGATGAGATGTATAGAAACTGCATTGAGATAATCACCCGTCTTGCAGAG CTTGGTAGTCCCAAAGAGATGTTCATTGGATTGTTGGAACAGGTGAATCGATTCCTAGACACTGTTGTTGATTTCTTGAGACCATTGCAGACAG TAATGAGACGTCTGGGCCTGTCCAAACCTCTGTACTACAAACAGTTACTATCCACCCTGTATACCCATATGGAGGTCCTGAAGGTACCCAGCGTCAATGGAATGGGTGTAATGGAGAGGAGACTACTAAGCCAAGATCCAGACTTCTCAAAGGTTGAGACAACCTTGGTGGGGCTGTTGGAGTTCCTTATGCCAATAGTTTGGGATGTTCAGCAGGTGTTTGACAAGAAGGAAATTGAAAGGTACACTTTAAAG gaaaTTACTGAAATTGAAGGCACAAGAACAGAGATAATGAAATT TGTGTTGAATCTTCTCGAGCATCCTCTCGTTGAGATGGAGTTCAAGTACAGTGATGATGCAGATGAAGATGAGAAAGAGGAAATGAATGAATTGGAAGGAATGGATGAAGAAGCTCGAGAAAGACTTGCGCTCAGAAATGAGGAGCACTCAATAAGCAAGACCTCTGCTGAACAGTGTATG ttctttttagaTTCCATGGGATGCAGTTTCATGAGCCTGCTTCTATACGCCAACCAACATGCTCTGAATCTAGACACATTAGAAGAGCAGCATCTAAGAAAAGCAAAGAAGAAAAAGCAAGATGATCAGGATGatggggaggaggaggaggatgaAGTTAAGACCCTCCCTGTTCTTGGTCTTGGCTGCTTTGCTTATATGCTCCTAGTAGAGGGATATGAGACAAACCGTATGCCAAGTATATACAG TGCAGTCTATATGCTGGAGATGATAATGCCATATGTTGAGGGAATGCTGAGACGACCGGAGGAATCTATTATCTTTAAGGGCCTT GAGCTTCTTTCGTCGCTGGTGAAGAGTCTAGATGATCAATCACTGGATTCCAGCCTCATTGACACAAGGCAGAACTTGCTACTTGTCCCACAGTGTTTAGTACAAATCATGGTCATGTGCCCTTCAAAGTCAATT aGAAGAAAAGCTGTCTCCATCCTGCCTTCCTACATAGATTGTTTTAATTGGAAAGGTCGTTACCACATACTACGATCCCTCCTACTAAGCTCCGAACATTCAGGTGTACGAGGAATGCTCATCGGGAAAATCAAAGATTATGTCCACTGCTCATTGCAG AGTGAATCGAGCAATGAATGGTTTGGTGGATGCCACATTCataaattgttcacaatcatcTTCAAGTTGGACGAAGGAATCCAGTCGGATTTACTGCATGAAGCAGACAA GCATATGGGTGCCTTGAATTTCCTTCGCTACTTGTTTCTACGAGACACACCAGATAAGAATGCAACTGGAATCTGGTCCCGGGTAGACTGGCTACAGACCACCTACCTCCAACCTCTTCATACATGCCTAGATATGTCCAAGGCTCATTATGATCTTAAGATGAAAGCAACTCAGGCAGAAGTACGACAAG CTGTATCAGAGAAAAAACAGATGACGGTGAAACTAAATGTTGGAGGTCAGGATCTACCTCAGATGCCCCCTGCAGAGCAATACAAG GTCCTCCAGTCTGCCAAGTACACATTTGACCTCCTTGCCAGCATTCTGGGTAGAATTGGCGAGATCATATCATCTGGCAAAAGGTGa